A single Gemmatimonadota bacterium DNA region contains:
- the hpt gene encoding hypoxanthine phosphoribosyltransferase — protein sequence MSVHAETLRRTGGRDVKSIVFNEAALAARARELGSAITAAYPDGDLLVLGLLKGSFIFLSDLVRCVERPLQIDFIVASSYGRGTISSGEVKLLYDPETKLEGKHIVLVEDIVDSGNTLRRLLALLAGRRPKSLAICALLDKVEKHDPFPELRFVGFEAPPAFLVGYGLDHAEDFRHLPFIADLM from the coding sequence ATGTCAGTTCACGCTGAGACATTGAGGCGGACCGGCGGTCGGGATGTTAAATCGATCGTGTTCAATGAAGCCGCGTTGGCGGCCCGAGCTCGCGAACTTGGGTCGGCCATCACGGCCGCCTATCCCGACGGTGATTTGCTGGTTCTTGGATTGCTCAAGGGCAGCTTCATCTTCTTGAGCGATTTGGTCCGCTGCGTCGAACGGCCGTTGCAAATCGATTTTATCGTCGCCAGTTCCTATGGGCGGGGCACGATTTCAAGCGGGGAAGTCAAGTTGCTGTATGACCCCGAAACCAAACTCGAGGGCAAACATATTGTCCTGGTCGAAGACATTGTTGATAGCGGCAATACCCTCCGCCGGTTGCTTGCCTTGTTGGCGGGCCGGCGTCCGAAGTCGCTCGCGATCTGCGCGTTGCTCGACAAGGTCGAGAAGCACGATCCATTCCCCGAGCTCCGATTTGTTGGCTTTGAAGCACCGCCCGCGTTCCTCGTGGGCTACGGGCTCGACCACGCCGAGGATTTTCGGCACCTCCCCTTCATTGCGGACTTGATGTAA
- a CDS encoding ATP-dependent metallopeptidase FtsH/Yme1/Tma family protein → MSRNLALWALVALLGLALYQFVDQKRTTTAEIDYTTLNRQLESANIARVEIIDGKFLKGEFRVAVPTDNVTVKNFTSLLPVANSEEFMKRLEAAVPVIVAREPKIGFPIILMQALPWIVIIGLWFFILRQMQAGGNRAFSFGKSKAKLVAGDTPKITFADVAGADEAKVELQEIIEFLKDPQKFTRLGGRLPKGALLIGPPGTGKTLLAKAVAGEAGRPFFSMSGSDFVEMFVGVGASRVRDLFEQGKAHAPCIIFIDEIDAVGRHRGAGLGGGHDEREQTLNQLLVEMDGFESNEGVILVAATNRPDVLDPALLRPGRFDRQIVVDAPDVRGREGILRVHTRKIPLGADVRLEVLAKGTPGLCGADLANLVNEAAVLAARRNKTLVDMQDFEDAKDKVMLGVERRSLQLTEDDRKLTAYHEAGHAIVSLKIPGLDPLHKVTIIPRGRALGLTVWLPEQDRRNVTRYWCEGNLACGFGGRVAEELVFGSEKITTGAAGDIEQATTLARRMVTQWGMSDKVGMIAVGDREQEIFLGRDISQRRSVSEQMAETVDAEIKRLIDEAYERARTILAANRPLLDLMADTLLERETLDREEINMLVRGEPLPPRVMPQSFAPSQPKPPAVKSASAPGILGAPPAEPAGA, encoded by the coding sequence ATGAGCCGCAACCTTGCCCTCTGGGCCTTGGTTGCCCTTCTTGGCCTCGCCCTCTACCAGTTTGTCGACCAAAAGCGGACCACCACCGCCGAGATCGACTACACCACGCTGAACCGGCAACTCGAGTCTGCCAACATTGCCCGCGTCGAAATCATCGACGGCAAGTTTCTCAAGGGCGAGTTCCGAGTGGCCGTGCCGACCGACAACGTGACCGTGAAGAACTTCACGTCATTGCTCCCGGTCGCCAACAGCGAAGAGTTCATGAAACGGCTCGAAGCGGCGGTGCCGGTCATCGTCGCGCGGGAGCCGAAGATCGGCTTTCCGATCATTCTGATGCAGGCGCTGCCCTGGATCGTGATCATCGGCCTTTGGTTCTTTATTCTCCGCCAGATGCAGGCCGGCGGCAACCGGGCCTTTTCGTTCGGGAAGTCGAAAGCCAAACTGGTGGCGGGCGACACGCCGAAGATCACCTTCGCCGATGTGGCCGGTGCTGACGAGGCCAAAGTTGAGCTCCAGGAAATCATCGAGTTTCTGAAGGACCCGCAGAAGTTCACCCGGTTGGGCGGCCGCTTGCCGAAGGGTGCGCTCCTGATCGGACCTCCCGGCACCGGCAAGACACTCCTCGCCAAGGCCGTCGCCGGCGAGGCCGGAAGGCCGTTCTTCTCGATGTCCGGCTCGGACTTCGTCGAGATGTTTGTCGGGGTCGGTGCGAGCCGGGTTCGCGATCTGTTCGAACAAGGCAAGGCGCACGCGCCCTGCATCATCTTCATCGACGAAATCGACGCCGTCGGCCGGCACCGGGGCGCCGGTTTGGGCGGGGGCCATGATGAGCGGGAACAGACCCTCAACCAGTTGCTCGTCGAGATGGATGGCTTCGAATCGAACGAAGGGGTGATTCTGGTGGCCGCCACCAACCGGCCCGACGTGCTCGATCCGGCGCTGCTTCGGCCGGGCCGGTTTGACCGCCAGATCGTGGTGGATGCCCCCGACGTTCGTGGCCGGGAAGGGATCCTCCGGGTTCATACCCGGAAGATCCCGCTCGGCGCCGATGTCCGGCTCGAGGTCTTGGCCAAGGGCACCCCGGGGCTCTGTGGAGCCGACTTGGCCAATCTCGTCAATGAGGCGGCGGTGCTCGCGGCGCGCCGCAACAAGACCCTGGTCGATATGCAGGACTTCGAGGATGCCAAGGACAAAGTCATGCTTGGCGTCGAACGCCGGAGTCTCCAGCTCACGGAAGATGACCGCAAGTTGACCGCCTACCACGAGGCCGGCCATGCGATCGTGTCGCTCAAGATCCCGGGCCTCGACCCGCTCCACAAGGTGACCATCATTCCGCGGGGCCGGGCCTTGGGGCTGACCGTGTGGCTTCCCGAACAGGATCGCCGGAACGTCACTCGGTATTGGTGTGAAGGCAATCTGGCGTGCGGCTTCGGCGGCCGGGTGGCCGAGGAGCTGGTCTTCGGGTCCGAGAAAATCACGACCGGGGCGGCGGGCGACATCGAGCAGGCCACGACCCTCGCCCGCCGGATGGTGACCCAATGGGGTATGAGCGACAAGGTCGGGATGATTGCCGTCGGCGATCGGGAGCAGGAAATTTTCCTGGGCCGCGATATCTCGCAGCGCCGGTCGGTGTCGGAGCAGATGGCCGAAACCGTCGATGCCGAGATCAAGCGGTTGATCGACGAGGCCTATGAACGCGCCCGCACTATTCTCGCCGCCAATCGGCCGTTGCTGGATTTGATGGCGGACACCTTGCTCGAACGCGAAACGCTCGATCGCGAGGAGATCAACATGCTCGTACGGGGCGAACCGCTGCCCCCCCGGGTCATGCCCCAGTCGTTTGCACCGTCACAGCCCAAGCCGCCGGCCGTGAAATCGGCGTCGGCACCCGGGATTCTCGGGGCGCCACCGGCCGAGCCGGCCGGCGCCTAA
- a CDS encoding DUF2723 domain-containing protein — MIERPPYRAAVVAALVVLAGYVFTLAPSVTFWDAGEFIASMKVLGIPHPPGTPLFILLGHVWGNAVPVGEFAWRTNLMSAVFSAAAAGFWFLIVHQVLVRTVPGDDGGIRWLRYAGAMAGSVMAAFSFTNWQNSNETEVYAIAAFVVAAIGWLCLRWRASRGSDHSSRMLLLIGYLLGASIANHLLALLAGPAVLAFLSAHLFEAPSGDRNERKREWAQVAVLGAVWILLLGVGLGKPTLAAAGAVLFIASAAFAASAQSLGFAVVAVAVALIGVTPYLFLYLRSPQNPFINEAAPGTWDALLAVIRREQYPPRSPLDDPTFAHGPDNPGRNLTIIGLQMVNYLQYFDWQWGRGLVAKIGALPLRLLPTMLFLWLGLKGSLAHRRADRSGWWFLLALWGATGLGLMAYMNFKPGFSVGWEQYPRGDQHEVRERDYFFVLSFVVWACWSAMALTDLARQWVGRLAPARRGLAFSVFAVALIPVIGNFKDADRRHGPDARLAGDFAYNMLNSAPPYGVLFTFGDNDTFPLWWAQEVEGIRQDVRVVCLALSRTDWYIRQLRDNPERDFNPATSIPYWRDAPAVKPSWPLHNMTDAEITAAVPQYLPKAVTVSFGPYQTRLDSNTVVYTEDFVSIRMIQRNFGKRPIVWGLTSGGKYYGLEPLLLQRGIGISLEAKVADPADPNLDFRRMFGAPLDLKATEELLTKNYRFADLMGRGATGLETTAAGIAQTLGMPFTQMAFHAEEKGDYAAVVRHLEKAAQLSANPGVKDALTEARRRLQTNPDSTLPIPR, encoded by the coding sequence ATGATCGAACGCCCTCCCTATCGCGCCGCCGTGGTGGCCGCCCTCGTCGTGCTGGCGGGCTACGTGTTCACGCTGGCCCCCTCCGTGACCTTCTGGGACGCGGGTGAGTTCATCGCGTCGATGAAGGTCCTCGGTATTCCCCATCCGCCGGGCACCCCGCTGTTCATCCTGCTTGGGCATGTGTGGGGCAACGCCGTTCCGGTGGGCGAGTTCGCGTGGCGCACCAACCTGATGAGCGCGGTCTTCAGCGCCGCGGCGGCCGGGTTCTGGTTCTTGATCGTTCACCAGGTTCTGGTCCGGACGGTTCCAGGCGATGACGGGGGCATTCGCTGGCTCCGGTACGCCGGCGCCATGGCCGGATCGGTCATGGCCGCGTTTTCGTTCACTAACTGGCAGAACTCGAACGAAACCGAGGTCTATGCGATTGCCGCGTTCGTCGTCGCGGCAATTGGATGGCTGTGTCTCCGCTGGCGGGCTAGCCGGGGCTCCGACCATTCGTCCCGCATGCTCCTCTTGATTGGCTATCTCCTCGGCGCGTCGATTGCCAACCATTTGCTGGCCCTTTTGGCCGGACCGGCGGTCTTGGCCTTCTTGAGTGCTCATCTGTTCGAGGCGCCGAGCGGCGATCGCAACGAGCGGAAGCGGGAGTGGGCCCAGGTTGCGGTCCTCGGGGCAGTGTGGATCCTGCTGCTCGGAGTCGGACTCGGCAAACCGACCCTCGCGGCCGCCGGGGCGGTCTTGTTCATTGCCTCGGCCGCGTTCGCCGCCTCGGCCCAGAGCCTCGGATTTGCGGTGGTCGCCGTAGCCGTCGCCCTGATCGGCGTCACCCCGTACTTGTTCTTGTATCTCCGCTCACCCCAGAACCCGTTCATCAACGAGGCGGCCCCCGGTACCTGGGACGCGCTCCTCGCGGTCATTCGGCGGGAGCAGTATCCCCCTCGAAGCCCGCTCGACGATCCGACCTTTGCACACGGACCCGACAATCCCGGCCGAAATCTGACGATCATCGGCCTTCAAATGGTGAATTACCTCCAGTATTTCGACTGGCAGTGGGGACGGGGCCTGGTGGCCAAAATCGGGGCGCTTCCTCTTCGCTTGTTGCCGACGATGCTCTTCCTGTGGCTCGGACTGAAGGGGTCGTTGGCTCACCGGCGGGCCGATCGGAGCGGTTGGTGGTTTCTGCTTGCGCTCTGGGGCGCTACCGGCCTTGGGCTGATGGCCTACATGAACTTCAAGCCGGGCTTCTCGGTCGGATGGGAGCAATACCCCAGGGGTGATCAGCATGAGGTTCGGGAGCGGGACTATTTCTTTGTCCTGAGTTTTGTGGTCTGGGCCTGTTGGTCGGCCATGGCGCTGACTGACCTGGCCCGCCAATGGGTGGGCCGTCTCGCGCCGGCTCGTCGTGGCTTGGCGTTCAGTGTGTTCGCGGTCGCGCTGATCCCGGTGATCGGCAACTTCAAGGACGCTGACCGCCGGCATGGCCCCGATGCCCGTTTGGCCGGCGACTTCGCCTACAACATGCTCAACTCGGCCCCGCCGTACGGGGTGCTGTTCACCTTTGGCGACAACGACACCTTTCCCCTGTGGTGGGCTCAGGAGGTCGAGGGGATCCGCCAGGATGTCCGGGTCGTGTGTCTCGCGCTCTCGCGCACCGATTGGTATATCCGGCAACTGCGGGACAATCCCGAGCGAGACTTCAATCCGGCCACTTCGATTCCGTATTGGCGCGATGCGCCGGCGGTCAAGCCGTCCTGGCCGCTCCACAACATGACCGACGCCGAGATCACGGCCGCCGTTCCCCAATATCTTCCGAAGGCGGTTACGGTCAGCTTCGGCCCGTATCAGACCCGGCTCGACAGCAACACCGTGGTCTACACCGAGGACTTCGTCTCGATCCGGATGATCCAGCGGAATTTCGGGAAACGCCCGATTGTCTGGGGGCTGACCTCCGGCGGCAAGTACTACGGTCTCGAGCCGCTCCTCCTTCAGCGGGGAATCGGGATTTCTCTGGAAGCCAAGGTCGCCGATCCGGCCGACCCGAATCTCGACTTCCGGCGGATGTTCGGCGCCCCGCTCGACCTCAAGGCCACCGAGGAGTTGCTCACGAAGAACTACCGGTTCGCCGACCTGATGGGCCGGGGGGCGACGGGGCTGGAAACGACGGCCGCGGGGATCGCCCAGACCCTCGGGATGCCGTTTACGCAGATGGCGTTTCATGCCGAGGAGAAGGGTGACTACGCCGCTGTGGTCCGCCACCTCGAGAAGGCCGCGCAGCTCTCCGCCAATCCAGGGGTCAAGGACGCGCTGACGGAGGCTCGGCGGCGATTACAGACGAATCCTGATTCCACGCTTCCAATCCCTAGGTAA
- a CDS encoding YggS family pyridoxal phosphate-dependent enzyme, with protein sequence MGYEDLPGRLAEIREQIAGAQARGGFAHPVTIIAVTKSHGPEAVRAAMAAGLTDVGENRVQEALAKQDEIGLEAVGWHLIGSLQRNKARQVLGRFRLIHSVDREELAEALDRRAAAAGRQRVLVEVNCSGEAQKGGVGPESAPALVASIIAKPGLEFRGLMTMAALSDDERVQRAAFGRLRGLKQALESAGTPVAELSMGMSGDFEAAVEEGATLVRLGTILFGRREP encoded by the coding sequence ATGGGATACGAGGACCTGCCGGGGCGGCTGGCCGAGATTCGGGAGCAGATCGCCGGGGCCCAGGCCCGGGGCGGGTTCGCGCATCCGGTCACGATCATCGCGGTGACGAAGAGCCACGGGCCAGAGGCGGTCCGGGCCGCGATGGCAGCCGGCCTCACTGACGTTGGCGAAAACCGGGTTCAGGAAGCGCTCGCGAAGCAGGACGAGATTGGCCTGGAGGCCGTCGGTTGGCATTTGATCGGATCGCTTCAGCGCAACAAGGCGCGCCAGGTCCTCGGCCGGTTTCGACTGATTCATTCGGTCGACCGAGAGGAGTTGGCGGAGGCTCTCGATCGCCGGGCCGCGGCGGCGGGGCGGCAGCGGGTGCTCGTCGAGGTGAATTGCAGCGGTGAGGCCCAGAAGGGCGGAGTGGGGCCGGAATCCGCCCCCGCGTTGGTGGCCAGCATCATCGCCAAGCCAGGGCTCGAGTTTCGGGGTCTGATGACGATGGCGGCACTCTCCGACGACGAACGGGTCCAGCGAGCGGCGTTTGGCAGGCTGCGGGGACTCAAGCAGGCATTGGAATCAGCGGGGACTCCGGTGGCCGAGCTCTCAATGGGCATGTCGGGCGATTTTGAAGCGGCGGTCGAGGAAGGCGCCACCTTGGTGCGGCTCGGGACGATTCTGTTTGGAAGGCGGGAGCCATGA
- a CDS encoding DivIVA domain-containing protein: MTEDGFQLSAHDVRHQECGRAMRDSDPSQVDDFKERIAQELDRLWRDRGQINDRLQGMMEQLKVSRDRERAMNDALIAAQQLRADVQSQADKEAGPMLQRARGQADQTLLEARNEAERLMEQARVSEERLHYSSETVRQQFLAYVTSDRRPLERELDELDALASADTRADAWLPRPA, translated from the coding sequence ATGACGGAAGACGGGTTCCAACTCAGCGCGCATGATGTCCGACATCAGGAATGTGGCCGGGCGATGCGGGACTCCGACCCCTCACAGGTTGATGACTTCAAGGAACGGATTGCCCAGGAACTCGACCGGCTCTGGCGGGACCGGGGGCAGATCAACGATCGCCTCCAAGGCATGATGGAGCAGTTGAAGGTCTCCCGCGATCGCGAACGAGCCATGAACGATGCCTTGATCGCCGCGCAACAGCTCCGGGCCGACGTTCAGTCCCAGGCGGACAAGGAGGCCGGCCCGATGCTTCAGCGGGCCCGAGGCCAAGCCGACCAGACGCTGCTCGAGGCCCGAAACGAGGCGGAGCGCCTCATGGAGCAAGCCCGGGTCAGCGAGGAGCGCCTTCACTATTCGAGTGAGACGGTGCGGCAGCAATTCTTGGCGTATGTGACCAGCGATCGCCGCCCGCTCGAACGGGAGCTCGACGAACTCGACGCCCTCGCGTCCGCGGACACTCGCGCCGACGCCTGGCTGCCGAGGCCCGCCTAG